The proteins below are encoded in one region of Euzebya sp.:
- a CDS encoding alpha/beta hydrolase, with protein sequence MPRALTRFAATATTTALGVAAWRGLADRRRRIADVVPELRAWFLHLPLHLTSRTVLRAVRALPETPAPVLDGVAVTTRTVVRDGEPPVEVVCYEPPTRPSPSGALLWIHGGGFVMGTVGQGHATCSRVAAELGVLVVSVDYRLAPEHPFPAGLGDCHDALRWLHDHADELDVDPARIAVGGDSAGGGMAATLCQRARDLGGPPIAFQALVYPMLDDRTALRDDVDGVGDFVWTPASNAFAWEAYLGHPAGAPEDRPHAVAARADDLAGLPPAWIGVGTLDLFLDEDVAYARRLEEAGVAVDLDVVEGLYHGGDGLRPDAPISTAFSQRMRDALRGAIT encoded by the coding sequence ATGCCCCGCGCCCTGACCCGCTTCGCCGCCACCGCCACCACGACCGCGTTGGGGGTGGCGGCCTGGCGGGGGCTCGCGGACCGGCGTCGGCGGATCGCCGACGTCGTCCCCGAGCTGCGGGCCTGGTTCCTGCACCTCCCCCTCCACCTCACCAGCCGGACGGTCCTGCGCGCGGTCCGCGCCCTCCCCGAGACCCCCGCACCGGTCCTCGACGGCGTGGCGGTGACCACCCGCACGGTCGTCCGCGACGGCGAGCCCCCCGTGGAGGTCGTCTGCTACGAGCCGCCCACCCGCCCCTCCCCCAGCGGCGCCCTGCTGTGGATCCACGGCGGCGGGTTCGTCATGGGGACCGTCGGCCAGGGGCACGCCACGTGCAGCCGGGTGGCGGCCGAGCTCGGCGTCCTGGTCGTCAGCGTCGACTACCGCCTGGCGCCCGAGCACCCGTTCCCCGCCGGCCTGGGTGACTGCCACGACGCGCTGCGCTGGCTGCACGACCACGCCGACGAGCTGGACGTCGACCCGGCCCGGATCGCGGTCGGCGGGGACAGCGCGGGGGGAGGGATGGCGGCGACCCTCTGCCAGCGCGCACGTGACCTCGGCGGTCCGCCGATCGCCTTCCAGGCCCTCGTCTACCCGATGCTGGACGACCGCACGGCCCTGCGCGACGACGTCGACGGCGTCGGGGACTTCGTGTGGACACCGGCGTCGAACGCCTTCGCGTGGGAGGCCTACCTGGGTCATCCCGCAGGGGCCCCCGAGGACCGCCCCCATGCGGTCGCCGCTCGCGCCGACGACCTGGCCGGCCTGCCGCCCGCGTGGATCGGAGTGGGGACCCTCGACCTGTTCCTCGACGAGGACGTCGCCTACGCCCGCCGGCTGGAGGAGGCAGGTGTCGCCGTCGACCTGGACGTCGTCGAGGGGCTGTACCACGGCGGTGACGGCCTGCGCCCGGACGCGCCGATCTCGACCGCGTTCTCCCAGCGGATGCGCGACGCCCTGCGCGGGGCGATCACCTGA
- a CDS encoding NADPH-dependent F420 reductase codes for MYTHRSGFTSSHTPTRPTRRTPMQIAIIGAGAVGSAVTRAVTSVGHDAVVAARTDEKLTPLAEELGVRTTTSNAEAVTGADAVVLAVPFDDAVEVVSQLGDALRDTIVVDATNPLAADLSGLSVTDTSGAEEIQRANPGARVVKAFNTVFASNQADPQVDGAPLDGFVAGDDAEAKQTVSDLLAAVGYRPIDVGGLPAARHLEGMAFLNIALNATGGWAWQSGWKLVGPTG; via the coding sequence ATATACACGCACCGGTCCGGGTTCACCTCCTCACACACCCCGACCCGTCCCACCAGGAGGACCCCCATGCAGATCGCCATCATCGGCGCCGGCGCCGTCGGCAGCGCCGTCACCCGCGCCGTCACGTCGGTCGGCCACGACGCCGTCGTCGCCGCCCGGACCGACGAGAAGCTCACGCCGCTGGCCGAGGAGCTCGGTGTCCGCACCACCACCTCGAACGCCGAGGCCGTCACCGGCGCGGACGCCGTCGTCCTGGCCGTCCCCTTCGACGACGCCGTCGAGGTCGTGTCCCAGCTGGGCGACGCGCTCCGCGACACGATCGTCGTCGACGCGACCAACCCGCTCGCCGCCGACCTGTCCGGGTTGTCGGTCACCGACACCTCCGGTGCCGAGGAGATCCAGCGCGCCAACCCCGGTGCCCGGGTCGTGAAGGCGTTCAACACCGTCTTCGCGTCCAACCAGGCCGACCCGCAGGTCGACGGCGCCCCCCTCGACGGGTTCGTCGCCGGCGACGACGCCGAGGCGAAGCAGACCGTCAGCGACCTGCTCGCGGCCGTCGGCTACCGGCCGATCGACGTCGGAGGACTGCCCGCCGCCCGCCACCTCGAGGGCATGGCCTTCCTGAACATCGCCCTCAACGCCACCGGTGGCTGGGCGTGGCAGAGCGGCTGGAAGCTCGTCGGCCCGA
- a CDS encoding MarR family winged helix-turn-helix transcriptional regulator, translating into MSPSPEPARFTALARGAGRDRERSRAAVAVLRANATVSRALDRALAEAGLTLPQFNVLMELAVTPDGALALYELNDRLVTTPPNMSWLSGRMADAGLVTKQRSAADARVAVLALTEAGWAALERALPLVSDAERALLAAYEPAELAVMAELLSRLVGAPT; encoded by the coding sequence ATGAGCCCGTCCCCCGAACCCGCCCGGTTCACCGCCCTGGCCCGCGGCGCCGGTCGCGATCGGGAGCGGAGCCGCGCCGCGGTGGCGGTCCTGCGGGCCAACGCGACCGTCTCCCGCGCGCTCGACCGGGCGCTCGCCGAGGCGGGGCTCACCCTGCCGCAGTTCAACGTGCTGATGGAGCTCGCCGTCACGCCGGACGGGGCCCTGGCGCTGTACGAGCTGAACGACCGGCTGGTCACCACCCCTCCCAACATGTCGTGGCTGTCGGGTCGGATGGCGGACGCGGGGCTGGTCACCAAGCAGCGGTCGGCCGCCGACGCGCGCGTGGCGGTGCTCGCGCTCACCGAGGCGGGGTGGGCGGCGCTCGAGCGGGCGCTGCCCCTCGTGTCGGATGCCGAGCGCGCGCTGCTGGCCGCCTACGAGCCGGCGGAGCTGGCGGTCATGGCCGAGCTGCTCAGCCGGCTGGTCGGCGCCCCCACCTGA
- a CDS encoding cell wall-binding repeat-containing protein, which translates to MAGGERTGTAAAVATELWAAEGLAGGGVVLVDVRADDGWQTALSAAVVSALANAPQLGVEPPPAGASSATLQTAAQLGAPVMGFGSTAQVSDDQIAEVTTAAG; encoded by the coding sequence ATCGCCGGTGGCGAGCGCACCGGCACCGCCGCAGCCGTCGCGACCGAGCTGTGGGCCGCCGAGGGCCTGGCCGGCGGCGGTGTCGTGCTGGTCGACGTCCGCGCCGACGACGGCTGGCAGACCGCCCTGTCCGCGGCGGTGGTGTCGGCTCTGGCCAACGCGCCGCAGCTCGGGGTCGAGCCCCCTCCCGCCGGCGCCTCGTCGGCGACGCTGCAGACCGCGGCGCAGCTGGGCGCGCCGGTCATGGGCTTCGGCTCGACCGCCCAGGTGAGCGACGACCAGATCGCGGAGGTGACGACCGCAGCGGGCTGA
- a CDS encoding cell wall-binding repeat-containing protein, whose translation MRDDQELVARVAEGARGDAFADAITGGAYAAEAGVPILLTPRPS comes from the coding sequence GTGCGGGACGACCAGGAGCTGGTCGCGAGGGTGGCGGAGGGGGCCCGCGGCGACGCGTTCGCCGACGCGATCACCGGCGGCGCCTACGCCGCGGAGGCCGGCGTGCCGATCCTGCTCACCCCCCGTCCGAGCTGA